In Melitaea cinxia chromosome 21, ilMelCinx1.1, whole genome shotgun sequence, the sequence acaaagtttatttaaattgacaaaaTTGAGTCGCTCATTTATGgtactcattttaaatttaggaCATAAAAATATAGGATGATCCATactgttacaaaataaacaagctTTTTTGATAACGGTGTTTATTGCCTTAGGACTCTGTTTAAAACGAGGACCTTCATAGCAAGGTGCACCCTTTAATGTGGGGCTATCCTCAAGCGCCATAGCACGCTTTTCCAAAAAAGTCAGAAATCCATCAATAGTAGGCATTTGATCAAAGTCCACCTTATCCAGATGATAAGCCCTATTGGTGTATGAATCTAATTTGCGacttaatattgatattaacaACATATCCCAACTATCGGTgggcatatttaaatttttaagtgcaTACAATTGTTGTCTTATATCAGATACGAATGACCGAATTATAGCTGCAGTTCCTCTTTGCATTTGAGGTAAATCTAGCAAAATGTTTATATGATTAGACACTAAACGTGGTCTGTTGTCATAACGCTTGTTTAACAATTCTAAGGCAATTGGATATGATTCATTTTCAATCggtaagttaataattaaagaaagagCATCATCAGTaacatattttcttaaataaaataatttttgaacattGGAAAGAGATTGATTTTTATCTATTACTGCCAAAAATAAGTCCATGaaagatttaaattttgtaaagtcTTTTCCATCAAAActacatatatcaatatttggTAATTTAGAATTAGAAATGCTAACACTAGCTAAACTCTCACCGTTTCTTAATAAACCTAgggtttcatttaattttgacaaaatttgaaaatacttttCCTCAACATCTGATATGTTTTCACCGTCTTTCTCATCAATTGACAATATATCTAAGGATACTTCTTCGTATTGTTTCAATGTACTTACAAGCTTCTCCTTTCTTGCCTGCAACATGTCCTTGCTTGCAGCAGCTAGCGCAACCGGGTCTTTTATAAAAGACTCGATCCTTGTAATTATTGCTTTAAGTTGTCGCCTTTTTATCCTAAGACGTTTAATTTCCGTCtccattttataatgtttacgtgaaaaatattccaattgcgaaataaacttataaaagatttaaaacacGACAATGTATTGTCCGAAGCTATAGGATGACAGCCGGGAGGTGTCAAGTGCAAGTGACAGATGATTGTCACCACAGAACACTATTGTCACACTTGACTGACGTTTCGTGCTGAAGTTAGCGTCTCGCTGTTCTTTGATGCGGCGAACGAAATGCAAATGGCTGCTCTATTTATGCGTTGATCGTGACGTCACACTCCCAACCAACTTCACACCAATTGAAAAAACTCCAACGAAGAAAGTATGAAATTCGTCCACAAATATAGATTTGGGAACTTACGTAGGCCTCCAGCAACTTCTTGGGCACCATGCATAGGATGAATGCTCCACGAACTTGTGTTTTCACCATAGGTATCCGCCACCGACACTATGTGCTTTCATAGCAAGCACGCCGGGTAATATTACGACGAATCActgattttattcaattaacaaTCGAAGGACCACTAAAGTATgttaatgaaacatactttaattttctcaataactttattttattattttgactctaAATTAatgcacacaattttttatttgttaacgcAATGGCCGTCCAAGagagaagaagaagaggaaaaTTGCCATacacaaaactttaatattaaagataaattattgccATTATTACACCTTTTTTGagacttatttaattaactaattttattatctatgatGCACTATTTTTCACTATAAttctacaataattttacaatttatgttcaTGTACTGAACAGATTCTGTTGACTAAATAGGATATccgtttgattaaaaaattatgtaattgttatgtCATATATGGATGACGTTTATGATAATAACTTGATGTCATTATTATGTCACATAAATGTTAGTAAGATCCAGATGAATTAAAATGGACGTCACATTTATGTCATTTCGAATATGTCTCTCGAATTAATAttgatgtaaaaattatttgataatttactCGGATATGTAGCATTAAGGCGGATAGTTAGATAGGTAGCATTTATGAGAACAAACATCATTTATATATCACATTAACATCTGATCTGTGAGGTCAGAGTTATATTAAATAGACATCATATCTATGTCATACTTATACACACacgatataacttaaaaaaagtggGAAATAGTGATCCTTCCATAACTCAACTGTGTCATTCTGACGTAAGACTAATAATGTTCACTGGGAACTTGTTTAACAAATCAGAGTTTGTGACCACTCATTGTGTGAATGTGGCCTTGACGTAGGCACGGTTTTCCACATCCTTTTTTTCCTGTCCCAAACTCCTCCGTCCTATTTACGACATCCTTCGCTGTGATATTCCCCGCCCtataaatgttcaatgtttGTTAATGTTGGTGTTTAGTCCCTATTGtagatttttgtgtaaatattttgaaataaataaaattaagttgtaaataaatcatgtctctgtcctagtgtaattagtttgtaatagtTACTAACAGTTGTAGTCttagtttaacattaaatatttgtgttgcTTTAGGCTAAGGTGCAACAATAAAAGTCTGactattttgcctgttttcaaaattaaatttagactGTTATCTCAACTGCACCGACTTATCAATCTCCTACGTGTGgtctccactctacgtgacattggcggaatcaaccttgcttctctggcacaactgaaagccattaaaccaatcaatcaatcaatcaacttGTTTAAACTAAAACTAATGTGTAAATTTTTTAGTCATGCTGTTAAAGCTTTTCTAAATGCTTAGGTAAATgtgtagaaaaacaaaaaaaaaaaataacctttaatCATTTAAGCTTTGAAATGATAATGAAGGAATATTAACTAATACTTATATTCCGAGCATAAAGAATATTTAGTCAGTCAAATATGATGTACCACTTGACACGTTCAGTAAAGGTGATGttgacaaaattaaataatgaccATTAACAACGCCCTCTTGAGGTAATTTCGTTTTTGTGATACCGTCATGTGCTGACATAGTTTTTAAGTGTATAGGCCGCCTTATCTTCTCTCGGGTATTTCAATTTTCAGATACGTTAAGAGAATGACAGACCTCCTCATAATAGAGACCTACATACTTGTAGGTGATAAGATTTACGTTCATCTTATTAGTTACAATTATTAGCTAATGCCCTCAGATGAGTTATAGCGGAACCTTTTATATCTTCAATGGATTATAATAATTAGCAAAAATGGTCATGATATTCAAATTGTACAGAATATGTGGCATTGTACGTTTTTAAATCTAtgcttatgaaaaaaataaaagtgcttttataatttttgaaggTACAATTCTCTACATCTGTCTAAGTAACAAATAATCTATTTGTAAACaaggaaaaacaatttttgaacCTTTTGAACGCCAAAGTCATCTATACTTGACAAGCAGTTGCGAGCCCTGTGCGCCAACGACGTCTATAGGCGACAAAAAATCCGgcccacaattttttttttttttttatgacaaataggcaggcatttgaccacaatctcacctgatgttaagtgacgatgcggtcgaaggtggagcatgcctgcctaataacagcctattcactctggccttgaaggcacccagattgtatcgttcgggaaacacagacgcgggcaacgagtttcattccttagctgtgcgcatcaggaaagtagagccaaagcgttttgtgggcgtaggtggcatatcgatgacataaggatggaacgatcgaccgcgcctagtgttccgatggcggaaggttgtacaataattaatatataaaattctatcaATAGCTCAGCGGAAAATAACCTTCATATCCATAAGGCCATATTGCTGTGGTTACGAAAGTAAAACTAtagcctctcttcccgtgggtgtcgtaagaggcaactaagggataacacagttccactaccaccttggaacttaaaaagccgaccgatggtgagataaccatccaactgctggctttgaaatacacaagccgaagacgggcagcagcgtcttcggtgtgacaaagccagcccggcggtcaccaacccgcctgcctagcgtggtgactatgggcaaaacacgcgagttcacgccatttttggcgcgaacttgtggaggccatgtccagcagtggactgtattaggctgaagtcaTGATCCATAGGCCATCACAGGCAATACGCAATTTGAATCTCTTCTGCTTGATCAATAACATGtcacattatattataatgataataattgatGTATTGCGTTCGCTAACGGTTACCTTTTACAATTCTTTGtcgtaattttgatattttgtttgtGGGGTGTATGTGTTTTGAATATTTAGTAACAGGATTTCAGTTAACTACGGGACGTCAAGAGGCCGgcacttattaattttattatcaagtGCTTAGGAATCTTGACCGAGGAAGCTATctcatatttttaaagttattgctttgtctaaaatttttgttattaaatcaatttaaacgTATACTTAAACTGAATTCTAATGAGAGTTTTTGCATTCTAAGTATAGATCATTAATTGACATGTTCTTCGTGGATCTGACTCATTGTTCGAGAAAAATCTAATTACATCTGGTAGACATTGCGATTATCTACTTATGTCATAAGACTTGACAGATATCAACACGCAATTTATAGTCTAAGAGCGTGGaattttgagtattttttttttaatactgccAGGATGATGGAAAGCGTTTAGCGTAACCTGTTGACGCCAGTCGTAATTTAGAGCAGAATATTCAGTGTAGCAACAGGTTTATAGTTTTTTCATGCGAAGTATGCACCTTAAAACCCAGATTACCTATTTGACAGCCCATGGAAATCGCTTACATATTTTTGCAGAATTAAATTTAAGCcactggtatttttttttttcttttctttttttttttaattattaaactcaCCTTGTTTTTAATTGTGCTTGCGAAATTTTGAGACACGCCTATCCGTAAACGCACAGTGTAGTAGTGTGCTATAGAACTCCAATCGTATAAAAGAGGTATGTTAGTGTAATGTTTACAGGTTGTTGTATTTCTTAAAAGGTTTGatagaaatttttttataagaatttattGTATCATTATATAGTCTAACCTATTTCCTAACCCGACGGCATCAATTTCTTTTCATTGataatcgtaatttttttttaaattaattttgttataccAAGTAAtaagattttcttttaaaccattattaacaaattacaaaatcatacaaacaataaaaacaaacgaACGATAACATACGTATTACTAAAACCATGCAAAGGAAGTGGACAATTGTGGTCATTACAGCTATTCCTCATCTTTGTGAGGATATCTGCTGAGCGAACCAGGAATTGACCTTACCGAGGATAAGGTTATAAGATTATGTTCTACGATTTATTTATAGCACGAAACATTGACATGGAAAGCGGGATACCAATGAAAGAAGTAAATTCAAATTTTGACAGGTAAAGGATAAAGGATAGTCTCTAGGGTCACTTGATATGGTACTCAGTCACGTGCTTAAGACAACCTAATGGAATTATAAGACCTTTGCCGTGGTGCGTATTTCTCCTACTTAAATCATTCACACTTGTAATTGAtagctttactttttttttcgttaatgtTTTGGTTTACTTTTTTTCGTTAATGTTGGTTTCGGTCGTTTTGGTGTGGTGCCACAGTATTTCATTCAAGGCTTGACCAAATGTGttacatttaaaagtttttttttaatgagtaatTGAGTAGTTTCTTGGCAATTCTGAATAGGTGGTAGTTTCACATTAACAGAGTATAATTAGTTTGTTaagaacaaatatatttttttatttataaaataacgacataaatgtgcttttgaagccaaattaaaaaaagtaatttattatttttttttatattttactatggaATTTTTGGTCAGACAAACTGAAAAGAATCGTGGAAAGTTGCTAGATTCTTTCATCACAAGCTTTTTCGTGCTGAAGATGCAAAATACGAAATGAAGAAAAGTAGGCTATATTTGCTCGTAGATAACCACTATgtactgaaataaaaacaaaatatctaaACTTCTACTTTAAACACTTCTGCCCTAAATGTTTTGCTTGACATGATTTCGTGATGAATTTtcagcattttattttttaaacattttcaaaTTGCAATTGGTATGAAAAATCAGGATATTAACTGCAATTTTCAGGAATTGGTATTCAGAGACacaatttgtaattttgttaatttcctaATCTAATTCATGAAAGCGATGTGGGCTTTGATATCCAATTACGTATGTAATCCATGGGATTGTCACGACCTTGCCATGATATGAATGATTTTCAATGAGCATTACGTCTGTAACCAATTGCATTGTATTCACACAAAAGTATTTCCTGTGTTACTGGAAAATGCTCCCATTGTTGCTGAAATTTTATGGTACACGAAAATGTGGGAATTTTAATAACAGTAGGTATATGAGAaacgatataaataaagttatattaaccAAGAATTCTAAGCAATTTGGtccatttttttttgacaaatatctCTAAATTGTCAAAACGATTGGAGCATTTGAGCTATTttacgtattaaaaaatatggcaaaagtgaaagcaaaaaaaaaacttagaaaaaCCAAATAATCAAGGTACGatcaaaaaatgtatttttttaatgatattattgaATTGTCacaacaaaaattgttttggaTACTAATATTAGTAATCAAGGATAGTATGATAAAATTTCTATAAGCAAGCAAATTTTCTGCAGCTATTCTATATAGGTACTTATTCTAAATTGGCTAGGTGTTCTAGAGTTACGATAagcaagaaaaacaaaatagaaaaCTACTATCACTACAATTATTTCCTATACTAATTATAGTGGATAGTCAGTATAATTAGTATAGGTATAATAACAGGTTAACCAAGtcataaaattcaatataaaaccattattaagattaaaaacACATCTAGTTTTTCACATGACTTATTTTCCCACATAATATTGAAGAAAACAACGAAACAATGTGTTGataattacatatttgtattatgAAAACGATATTATTGTTTCCTTTATCagtagaattttaataattatgattataagAATTATATTAAGAATTCAAGGGTTTGAGTTCAGTAATCTCGGAAACTTCTGattaaaacacaaattataATAGGTAATCCCAGTGTGGCTACCATAACATTACCACAACATACCAGAAACCATAACCATTTAACCACTTTACTTGATCAATCTTGATTTCGACACACCTAAATCTCTAAAACAGTAAAACATCAAAGTCCGAAAATGGGCTAGTCGTGAAGTTGCACCTTACACATTCATCTATGTACGACTTCTAAGGAAAAACAATAGTTTCTGtttgttattgtattaattCAACAATAATCATTATGTAGAGAGGttacatataaaagaaaacatattCCATGTTTATGTTTCGTTTTTTGCATACAGTTTtgtcttttattgtttaaacTTAGACAATGGGCTGatgtgtttataaataatagatttcTTCTGAAATCTGATGTTCCTGCGAAATACAGAAAAACTCTTATCTACTAATAATCTTCACTCAAACGCTCTAGATTCTGGGttcaataaaattttcgtaAGTTTAGAGCCAGTACCTAAGCAGTGAGAAATCTATATATCTACTAACTAGgcgaccccgcaaacgttgttttgccatatatgttattaacccccttaatgtcccccttatagcttaggggtatgaaaaatagatgttggccgattttcagacctacccgatacacacacaaaatttcataaaaatccgtccagccgtttcgggaggagtatgttaactaacattgcgacacgagatttttatatataagaatattataaagctgaaaagtttgtttttttttgtttaagacaCTACtgcttcgaattgaaaaattatttttgttttggaaaGTTTATTTTTCGATGAAGGGCTTTATATTAAtcttagtactttttttttcttaaactaatGCAAATCAAATCTTACTTCAGAAAATTCTTTTGTAAAactttatgttaaaatattctttgtttTACGTTTTCGAAAGctaatattagaaaatattgtGGTTACTAAAGGGTTTTCGGTAACGTTACAATATGAAAAGAAGTCAtgacgaaaaaaatattgtacttaaataaatacttgcAAAAAGACTTGGGAGCCGCGCTGCTCGACCGGCCATTGTTAATAGCGTTTGATCGTTGTAAGGGATCCTTTAGATTGACTGACCAATAATACTGCTATGTTAGGTATTTTCTACTTGTCTATCACAAGCATCGTAGTTCTTAAAACAAAGCAGTTGTTTATAACTAGCTTAATTGAAgtgattttaaatatcattaacgaaaataacatattaattcattcaaaaatataacataaaattatttaaattaaattaaactcttatattattttataattaaaatattttgacttcAGTATGTCGTCGTTTCTAATAATTATCACTCTTGATAAGTTCATACTATTAGTTTTTAAAGCTGAAGATAGGACGTTAAAATCACATCTCAAAtcttataaaacattatatattaaattataaatataacatgtacaatattaaaaatttacctaGTAAAATAATTTCCATCTTACCAGTGTATAGGATCTTTAACAACAAAGGTGCGCGCGATTCATCTACATCTCTGCAATTGACGGACAATAGCGGGCAGGCGCTCAGTCCCGCGCAGACCGCCCGCATGCCCACAACTCGCAGCCTCCTCTCCTCGCGTTGGTTTCGCTCGCGCCGAACTCGTGATGAGCCCGATGATGCCCCCGGACAACCCCAGAACATGGACCGGAGACAGAGGGTGTCTCGCGTCCTCAGCTCCCCCGCAAGAGCACAGGCCGCCCCCCTCGATGAGGAGTCCCTCGAAAGGGCCTTCCCATCCATGGGTCACCTTGAGTATGTCCTCGCCGGGTCATCACCCCCGGCAGAAAGCGCCCCCAACATGTACGACAGCTTCGAAGAACCCCCGCTGGACCTAACTGCGCATATATGCTCGGACTCGCTACGTCAGAGCGCTTACGAACAAATGCGAGCAGTCGGTGGACGACTGAGACTTCTTGACGAATTGGAATCGGGCGTAATTACAATTGATACTGCCGTTAATACATTCGCAACAGCATCGGAAGCCGAAAGGAATGTTTGCTTATTTTGGGCCGCCTTTCTCaagtatgattattttttacaacCTCTCGTTGAAGCCGGCGCTGATCCCTTATATTTCGACGCGCTCGGTTTGTCTCCTCTACACGCGGCCGCATTTAGCGGCTCGACGGAGTGCGCCAATTACTTGCTGTCTTGCGGAGCGGATCCTAATTATATGCCGAGATGCTTCGTACCGCTTCATTGTGCTGCATTCGGGAATTCTGTACAAGTGGCTAATTTACTGATTAAACATGGCGCATCTGTACATGCGGCtgtgaaatatataaattgtgaaGGTGGCCTATTACACTGCGCCGTTCGAGCTAATTCTGTAGATTgtttaaaacttttcatatCACATGGGGTCGACGTCAATCAAATTGAGCCTGGTGGCACAAACGCCATCCACCTTGCCGCAGATCTTGGAATGATTCAGTGCCTCGCAATATTGTTGGAAACACCTGGAGCCGATCCTAATGTAAGAACAAGAGTGGGTGACCGAGAATCGACAGCACTACATTTAGCAGCTGACGGTGGTTTTGTCGAATGTGTGGATTTACTTCTAAGTAAAGGTGCAGACGCCAGCTTAAAAAACCATCGAGGATTTACTGCCTTACATCTTGCAGCGCGCTCTGCGAGTCTAGAATGTGTGGAGTCATTACTCCGGAAAGGAAATGCTGAACCGAACTCAATGGATTTCGATAAAAGAACGCCTCTTCACGCCGCTATTGGCAAGTCAGACAGTGCTTGTGACATCATCGAAACGTTGATAAGTTGGGGAGCAAATGTCAATCAAAAGGATGAGTATGGTTTCACGCCATTGCACTTAGCTGCACTTGACGGTCTCTCTGCTTGCGTTGAGACATTAATTTACCACGGTGCTGATGTAACGACGCGGTCTAAAAAAGGAAACTCAGCGCTTAATGTAATCGCCAGAAAGACACCCGCATCACTTGCGATGGTAACGAGGAAACTGGACTGCGCAATCACATTACACCACTCACAAACGAGCAACCGAGAAGTTGAACTTGAACTCGATTTCCGCAGCATACTTCAGCATTGCTATCCGCGAGAAATAAGTTATCTTAACACATTTGTAGATGAAGGTCAAAAAGAAGTACTTCTACACCCTCTATGTTCTGCGTTTCTTTATATTAAATGGGAGAAAATACGCAAATACTACGTAGCtcgtttatttttaagctttatatTCGTTCTTTGTTTGACACTTTATGTATTAACCGCACTTGCACACAATTGTTATAATGGAAGCAAAGATATGGAAGAGACGATTCAAGAACAGGAGCTATGTCAAAAACAGTCCATACTCGGAGATTTACTTAGGAAAAATCCATTCGTAATAGAAATGCAATGGTGGGTGCTTGCTGGTATAACAATTTTTGAGATATTCAGAAAGGTATACGGCATCGCAGGCTATTCTACCGTTAAACAGTATTTAATGCAATCAGAAAACATTATTGAGTGGTTTGTTATAGTGAGCGTGTTTTTGATATcctatatttacacaaatataacATACACGTGGCAGAATCACGTGGGAGCCTTCGCAGTTCTCGCTGGTTGGACAAATTTAATGATGATGATCGGTCAGCTACCAGTTTTTGGGACGTACGTCGCTATGTATCAGAAAGTACAGAAGGAATTCGCAAAACTACTAATGGCTTATTCCTGCATCCTCATCGGGTTCACGATAAGTTTCTGCGTAATATTTCCCGATTCGTCATCGTTCGCTAATCCCTTTATGGGTTTCATAACAGTTTTAACGATGATGATAGGAGAACTCaatttagatttattattaaatgaaccAGATGGAAACGACCCACCGGTGTTGTTGGAATTCTCTGCACAAATAACATACGTCCTTTTTCTTATGTTCGTTACAGTCGTGCTTATGAATTTACTTGTAGGTATCGCAGTTCACGACATACAAGGATTAAGAAAAACCGCCGGCCTCTCTAAGCTCGTCAGACAAACGAAACTGATCTCTTACATGGAACTGGCATTGTTCAACGGTTATTTGCCCAAGTgccttttgaaaattttacattCTTCCGCTCTCGTATCGCCACAAGCGTACAGAGTAGTTCTTAGTGTAAAACCATTGAATCCAAGTGAGAAACGTTTACCGAGAGATAT encodes:
- the LOC123663876 gene encoding uncharacterized protein LOC123663876, producing METEIKRLRIKRRQLKAIITRIESFIKDPVALAAASKDMLQARKEKLVSTLKQYEEVSLDILSIDEKDGENISDVEEKYFQILSKLNETLGLLRNGESLASVSISNSKLPNIDICSFDGKDFTKFKSFMDLFLAVIDKNQSLSNVQKLFYLRKYVTDDALSLIINLPIENESYPIALELLNKRYDNRPRLVSNHINILLDLPQMQRGTAAIIRSFVSDIRQQLYALKNLNMPTDSWDMLLISILSRKLDSYTNRAYHLDKVDFDQMPTIDGFLTFLEKRAMALEDSPTLKGAPCYEGPRFKQSPKAINTVIKKACLFCNSMDHPIFLCPKFKMSTINERLNFVNLNKLCKICLREHSDKCKFNFKCKTCKHAHNSLLHEEKKDIVTLHSNRLLFNNVTSVLLPTIQVKIFDKYGQEFYVKALLDSGSQASIIKRSLVEQLYLSPISQTCNIIGVGNNNNQVSQIVNVTLSSLIENTQFQVKCHVVDSITTKLPQNYFDLSSLEIPKSVTLADVNFNVPSEISLLLGADLYFKTLLHGHIYLNNGLVLQNTLFGYIVGGSMACNNIKNDTTLVINHAVENEDKLSDIMEKFWLSEKVPELIMQCTMSIARQPNCGLCSMGV
- the LOC123663854 gene encoding transient receptor potential channel pyrexia; the protein is MGHLEYVLAGSSPPAESAPNMYDSFEEPPLDLTAHICSDSLRQSAYEQMRAVGGRLRLLDELESGVITIDTAVNTFATASEAERNVCLFWAAFLKYDYFLQPLVEAGADPLYFDALGLSPLHAAAFSGSTECANYLLSCGADPNYMPRCFVPLHCAAFGNSVQVANLLIKHGASVHAAVKYINCEGGLLHCAVRANSVDCLKLFISHGVDVNQIEPGGTNAIHLAADLGMIQCLAILLETPGADPNVRTRVGDRESTALHLAADGGFVECVDLLLSKGADASLKNHRGFTALHLAARSASLECVESLLRKGNAEPNSMDFDKRTPLHAAIGKSDSACDIIETLISWGANVNQKDEYGFTPLHLAALDGLSACVETLIYHGADVTTRSKKGNSALNVIARKTPASLAMVTRKLDCAITLHHSQTSNREVELELDFRSILQHCYPREISYLNTFVDEGQKEVLLHPLCSAFLYIKWEKIRKYYVARLFLSFIFVLCLTLYVLTALAHNCYNGSKDMEETIQEQELCQKQSILGDLLRKNPFVIEMQWWVLAGITIFEIFRKVYGIAGYSTVKQYLMQSENIIEWFVIVSVFLISYIYTNITYTWQNHVGAFAVLAGWTNLMMMIGQLPVFGTYVAMYQKVQKEFAKLLMAYSCILIGFTISFCVIFPDSSSFANPFMGFITVLTMMIGELNLDLLLNEPDGNDPPVLLEFSAQITYVLFLMFVTVVLMNLLVGIAVHDIQGLRKTAGLSKLVRQTKLISYMELALFNGYLPKCLLKILHSSALVSPQAYRVVLSVKPLNPSEKRLPRDIMMAAYDIAKMRKQYGHTISSNGSTTGAYSCFKKYENNNDSGYREYGYSSGLGNLQARLDETSENVRQLTQEVKELKKLINAQQLVIQQALAGAIDNR